In Setaria italica strain Yugu1 chromosome I, Setaria_italica_v2.0, whole genome shotgun sequence, the genomic window GGCGAATGCCAACGACGAGTCGTGGCTCGTGGTTAGCCTTAGCCGCCGGTTTGAGTTGGCATCCCGCATCCCCCTCGGCCTCGTGGCGCCGCTGCGGCGGGTTAGGCGTGGACCGCGCGATAAGCCGGCGAGTCCTAGTATAGTGTCACTGAAATCGCAAACAGATCTCTGATCTGCTGGTAGGATACGCGAGGCAGCGATGATGAACGGATTGGGTAGTTGGAGTATGTCGACTACCCCACGCTTTAGCAGTTGGCAGTTGCAGATTGGGCGGCAGTTGGGCAGCTCTCTTTTTTTCACGTCTGGCCCAACTACCCACCAAAGAAGATCTTCCCGGCTGCCGGCCCGGACCAGAAGACTCTCCAGCTAGATTTCGGGCCTGCTTGCCGTTGAAATCGTACCGGAAGTGGCCCACTTACATGTACAAATTATATTGCCATTAGATTACAGACaactaataaaaaaaattctaaagctAGTGTGGTAGCTTCATGAAAAATTTTATGAGTATTAAATTCCATCCCATATCAGTAATTTTGCTGATTTGGCAAGATCTTTATGAGAAGAGAGAAGTGGGAGTTTCGTCATATATATGAAAGGAGTTTCATTCCTATAAAACTCAACCGACAGAGTTACCTAGTTCCTATAACACTATAACACTATAATGAAACTGTGCAGCGAAACTGGACTCCTAAAccctctttttcaaaaaaagaaaaaaaatatgtaccaATCCCTATAGCCTCTCTTCCTTTCTCAGCGTCAGCGGTTAGGACTGTACATCACACATCATCATCACTGAAAAAAGGAGAGCTGCCAATACAGTACTCCGTAGCGCGGGACGTTCACCataatcatcatcatccattcATCCGGTACACTGTACAACACAGTGTACGAGACCACATGAACCGTGCAGCACCCCCGGCTCTGCCATGTGCCGCTGCCACCGTCCAGCGATCGCGCGTGCTGACTTGCTGACAGAACGGCCAGCGCAAAGACACGTTCCCAGGCGATAAAAATTTGCCGCACGCTAGCAGCAGAGCAGCCGATGTGGCCAGCCACGAGAAAACAAACTGCACGGTACTGGAATTGTTATAACCACTGTATTTCTACCATTTTTCTCATGGCAGAAATCTATTTGGCATTTTCCATGCCACGGTGAAGACATGAAATGAAAGAAAGTATGCAATTTTCGCCTCATGCAGTCAGTGAATtgcagggaagggaagggaacgCTCCCCTCTGTTGGGACCACTGGCCAAAAGGAAAGGGAAGCAACCTTGGCAAACTCACCTCAGCTTTCCATCGTTAATGCCAAAAGGCTTTAGGGGCTCCGTCCCTCATTTATAAATGGGAAAGAAACAGCCCAATGATCGTCTCTTTGAAAACTTTGTTgccacaggaaaaaaaaaatgacatcAGTATCCGTCCTCCCCACAGTTTTTTAGAGCTATTCTTTCTCCCCAGAGCANNNNNNNNNNNNNNNNNNNNNNNNNNNNNNNNNNNNNNNNNNNNNNNNNNNNNNNNNNNNNNNNNNNNNNNNNNNNNNNNNNNNNNNNNNNNNNNNNNNNGTCTACCCATGTACAAGAGACGGCTTTTTATAGACTAGGCCCAGGGGAGTATCGCGTTGTGACGAGTATTGTGCCCACTCCTCCCCTCTGCATTGTGTGTGTATGCGGCAGCCGAGTGGCCGCCGTCCATGGTACAATCGTTTGCCAAGTCATTCATTTGCCCTAACAGTCCTTGCCATGGTACGTACGGTGCCAGGGCATTCTAATCAAGTCGTTTGTGAACTTTTTCCCATCTTATCACGGTAATAATTGTCCTTCTTGGCGTGGCCCCACCTCATGGGGGAAGGGGTGTTGAACCTGGCTCCCGGGACCCTTCTCGAGAGGTCATTGCCACTTcttgggaggtggtggtggtggaggaggaggaggagggcgttCTTTTATCCGCGTCGATGGGGACATTTTGTTGTATGGATTGGATGGGGGCATTTTTGGTTGGAAGAGAAATTTCAGTGGCTGGGGCCCACCTGGGACCGTGACACGTGGAAGCGACATTGCTTCGttgtagttttttttccctgtaCGTCCTTTGTCACTTGTAATTGACTGATGAGTAGCACTCGACTCGTAGAACGAAGACGCTTCAGTAAACAGTAAACTACACGACGATTTTACTTCCTATCTGATCTGATGAGAGAGAGGGCAATCACTCACCCCTATCTTCAGACTCttcaggggcattttggtcagAGGGGCTAGCAATGATAGTGCCAGTATTTGTTTGGGACCAATTGGCTTTAAGAAATTCTTTCTTTTCCCGGCTActatccctttctttctttcgggGTCTCTGGTTATTATTATTTCCTTTTGGACCCGGCCGGGCCGCGGCCCTGGTCTCGAGTCGAGCCCTCTGGTCACAGTCAGTCCGGTCACTGTTCAAAAGACTGTGAAAAGTGAGCGAGGCGACTGGCCGGGGCTAGAAAATGGCACAGGATCCTCTGCCCCCGCAGCTCAAACGGTGCCAGGGCACGGCGTGCTGTGTTTCAAAATGTTCCAATCCAGCGCGACGGGCCTGCCCGATAGGATGGGACGACGCCGTGTGTAAAATGTTTCCTTTCCGCAGTAAAAAAGTGCCGGGGATTTCACATGCTTTTGTCTATGCTTGCGTTGCCCCGATGTtcttagggcttgtttggatcaAAGGTTTTTCAAAGAAATTTTGGAGTTTTTCATTCCTTTGGAAAGGAATTGTGTGGCTGTGTTTGGAACAAAGGACTGTAGAATTCCATTCCAAAGGAAAGGGAACCATCCATGCACatttcaaaggaaaaaaagcaTCAGCCAAGGGAAATCTTTCCGAGTCTCTTCCTCTGCTGTGTGCTGTCTCAGTCTTTTCTTCTAATATGTTGTTGTGTGCTCTCACAGATCGTTAGTGAGCTAGGCACTTGATAAATGGCAGTTGTACTGATTATGAATTAGGCatccagatttttttttcttacaaaaGGCTAGCAGAACTAAAAACTGAGTGTGATACTCGAATGTTTTTAGTGTTCCCATTCTAGCATAATTGTTAATTAGCTTGGAAACTTAGTACAAAGCAACTCAATTAAGTGGGCACTGTGGTTATTTTGTTTAATTGGGCACGTGAAGATCAAAAAAATTTCATGCGATCCAAACAGCCAAAGTTTTCCATTCCTGTATTTTGGAATCCTATAGTTTTCTACTTTTCGCTCCACTTAATTCCtgcatttttttccatttctctGTTTTACATTCCTATGTTCCAAACAGACAGACTCTTAATTGGGAATTCGAGGTACGCAAACGTTTCCCTTTTTACCTCGAAATTCCACGAATAGTAAATTATGTTATTTTAGGTTCTGTTTGGAGCCACAtgactaaaaattagttcaatATTTGGAagttaggaggattaaatacaagctaattgcaaaactaattgtataaagtCATGACTAATTGATGAGtagaatctattaatcctagtTAGTCCATAATTAGCTCATGTGATGTTGCATTAAATCTTATATTCATTGACTTGGGCTCAATCTAGTGTAACATTTTCCACATAATTTTATACCGTTTCCGTACCACAGTTCTCTTACAGAACATATTTCATATGAAACCAAGTAATTTGGTCTTAATAATTTGATTATACCATTCGATTACATCAGAATCTAACCTATCTCCACCTAACGGTCAAGTTATGAGATGGGAAATGGGGTGCCAGGGACATTTGCGCCCCCTCCCTcaccccccaccaccaccaccaaaaaaaatttaaaggaGATGGTCAGTGATGGGCGCCGTTTAAATGGCGAGATTAGAGTAATTCCAATGgactatttatttttcttttcatttgaaTCTCTACCTAAGTTGGCAAACAGATTTTCATATTTAGTTACTCATTCCAACAAACTATCCATTTTTCACACTTTAAATGTTAGATGGGATGGTCATCCGAATAGCAATACTAAATTTTGACTTGAAGAATGGGATAGCAAATATGTTGGAGTTGCTAGGAAAATGTTACGAAGGTGGTGGCAACGGCATAGCGGTGGTAGTGCTGACGGTGTGAGGGGAGGTGAAGGTGTATTAGATTATCATGCTTCTTATTGCTGCGTTAACAATAAGTAAAATGGCGTTAGAAGGAAAAAGGTCAAGACGAGGATAATAATCCCGTCCTTTTAAACACCGTAACTTGTTTTGATGGAATGCCCTTTGAAGATAACGTCATGTCGAATTTCTTTTTGTATTTGGTGCATCAAGTTTGCCATGTTTAGGTATGTTTTCATTGTTGTCGTCTGCCAGACCTTTTTAGCAGTCAATCTAGTATATGCAATTACAAATCGTCTGTGTCGAAATGCATAACTTTGCATGGCATGAAACTCAGAGAAATACCGAAAGGGTTGGTAacggaaagaagaagaagaagcgcatGCTCCTCTTTTTTTTACAACCATCAGTCCATCACGATTCACGACAGCTACTTTGGTGGCCAGACGTGAGGACAAAGGCTTCAAGACATGAAGGGTGAGCAGTAACATGTGGTCAAGACGTTTTTAGCCATACAGTACCCATGCCATGCTCGTTCACGGCGTAGACGTCACATGATTGGAGTCTCGCGCGTACTGTTAACCGAACAAAACAGTCGTCAAAGCTCCCCCAAAGATTTGGTGCAGTACATCTGCGTCGGCTGCCTGGCGCCACTTCAATAATTTTCGaataattttgctttgcttcaAAAGATAAATTTTGCATCCCGCAGTCCACAATCCACATACAATTAAAATACTCTTACTGGTAAAGGTAAAACGAACCCCGTGGCTTGTAACTCAGAGTTACGGGAGATATACTAGTAAAGCGTAGGTAGGAAAAAAACTAAGCTAGGAGCAGATTGAAAAcgacggagagagagagagaggagacacTTTTTTAAACCTTTTTTATGTTGCACGCATCCAGGGACGATTGCAGTAGAGAGAGAAGAGGCCACAGACTCGCAGAGCAAgcaaggagagagagggagaccATAGCATAGCagcttgcagcagcagcaggaggggaggggaggagagagagagagagaacagagCAGAGGCACAAGGCAGGCAAGGGCACGCGGTGCTCCTGCTTGCCCCCACCCTCCTCCCTGCTCTATACTCTCGCACGCCCCCCGTCCCCCACCCCATCAGAAGCGCCGCGCCAAGAACTCCTCCTAGCCATAAGCCATCCCGGGTTGCGCTGCGCTGCTCCCCAGATCTCGCCGCCAGATTATGTGGGATTAGGTAGATGAGGGCGGCGCTGTTCGGTGCCGAGCGGAGCGGGGCAGCagacctcgtcggcggcgggaAGGTGCTGTTTTGGCCGGAGGGGAAGGCGAGAGCGCTGGTGGAGCCGAGATCCGTGCTGGACTGCACGCTGAGCCACAGCCCCAACAACTCCAAATCGACGCTGTCGTCGtccctgggcggcggcgccgcggactCGACCGGCGTGGCGGCGGTTTCCGACAGCATCGCCTCCGCCGCNNNNNNNNNNNNNNNNNNNNNNNNNNNNNNNNNNNNNNNNNNNNNNNNNNNNNNNNNNNNNNNNNNNNNNNNNNNNNNNNNNNNNNNNNNNNNNNNNNNNGAAGCCCACCAAATGGGGATCCCATggtgagcacggcggcggcgggaaggaggACTGGGCCGGCGGCTGCGAGCTGCCGCCGATCCCCGCTGGCCTCGACATggggctcgtcggcggcgacaaCTGGGACGCCGTGCtcggcaacgccgccgccgcggggcaggACCAGACCTTCCTGAACTGGATCATTGGGGCCGCCGGCGACCTGGATCAGCCGGGGCCGCCGCTTCCCGTGCACCAGCAGCCGCTCCTTGACAATGCGGGGTTCGGGTTCCCGGCCGCGGACCCCCCGGGCTTCTCGCTCGATCCCCACCTCGGCGGCGTCGCCTCCGACATGTCGTCCCCGGGTGCGGTGTCGCACACTACCAACAGCGGCGGGGGCAGCAAGGCGTCCTCAGCCTTCGGCCTCTTCTCGACGGAGTCCGCCTCCCTCcagccgcccccgcctccggtGCTGTTCCACGAAGGTATCGACACAAAGCCCCCTCTTCTCGGTGCGCAGCCGCccggccccctcctccaccagttccagcaccagccgccgcccaccacaACTTTCTTCATGCCACTCCCGTCCTTCCCCAATCACAACCAGCAGTCCCCACTCCTCCAGCCACCGCCCAAACGCCATCAATCCATGGGGGACGACCTCTATCTCGCCAGAAaccgggcggccgcggcggcgcagggtCTCCCCTTTCCACCACTGCATGGCCCTGCTCCATTCCAGCTCCAgccttcgccgccaccgccccacgGAGCGATGAAGACGACGGCTGCggaggcggcgcagcagcagttGCTGGACGAGCTGGCCGCGGCGGCAAAGGCCGCCGAAGCCGGCAATTCCGTTGGCGCGCGAGAGATATTGGCGCGGCTCAATCACCAGCTTCCCCCGCTCGGGAAGCCGTtcctccgctccgcctcctACCTCAAGGAggccctcctcctcgcgctcgccgaAGGCCACCACGGCGCCTGCCGCCTCACATCACCACTCGATGTTGCCCTCAAGCTAGCGGCATACAAGTCTTTCTCTGACCTCTCGCCCGTGCTCCAGTTCACCAACTTCACCGCAACGCAGGCGCTTCTTGACGAAATTGCCGGCAGCACAGCTGCCTGCATCCATGTCATTGATTTTGATCTCGGTGTTGGAGGCCAGTGGGCTTCCTTCTTGCAGGAGCTTGCACACCGCCGCGGCGCAGGTGGTGCAGCTCTGCCGTTCGTTAAGCTCACTGCCTTTGTATCAACTGCTTCGCACCATCCACTGGAGCTGCGTCTTACCCGGGATAACATCGCACAGTTTGCTGCAGACCTTGGAATCCCCTTTGAGTTCAATGCTGTCAGTGCTGATACGATCAATCCTGCGGAGCTCATTTCTACCACAGGCGATGAAGTTGTAGCTGTTGTCCTCCCTGTTGGTTGCTCTGCTCGTGCACCACCGTTGCCAGCGATCCTTCGGTTGGTGAAACAGCTAGGTCCTAAGATTGTGATTGCCATAGACCATGGCGGCGATCGTGCTGACCTTCCATTCTCGCAGCACTTCTTGAATTGCTTTCAGTCTTGTGTGTTCCTCCTTGA contains:
- the LOC101763016 gene encoding scarecrow-like protein 27, whose product is MRAALFGAERSGAADLVGGGKVLFWPEGKARALVEPRSVLDCTLSHSPNNSKSTLSSSLGGGAADSTGVAAVSDSIASAEPTKWGSHGEHGGGGKEDWAGGCELPPIPAGLDMGLVGGDNWDAVLGNAAAAGQDQTFLNWIIGAAGDLDQPGPPLPVHQQPLLDNAGFGFPAADPPGFSLDPHLGGVASDMSSPGAVSHTTNSGGGSKASSAFGLFSTESASLQPPPPPVLFHEGIDTKPPLLGAQPPGPLLHQFQHQPPPTTTFFMPLPSFPNHNQQSPLLQPPPKRHQSMGDDLYLARNRAAAAAQGLPFPPLHGPAPFQLQPSPPPPHGAMKTTAAEAAQQQLLDELAAAAKAAEAGNSVGAREILARLNHQLPPLGKPFLRSASYLKEALLLALAEGHHGACRLTSPLDVALKLAAYKSFSDLSPVLQFTNFTATQALLDEIAGSTAACIHVIDFDLGVGGQWASFLQELAHRRGAGGAALPFVKLTAFVSTASHHPLELRLTRDNIAQFAADLGIPFEFNAVSADTINPAELISTTGDEVVAVVLPVGCSARAPPLPAILRLVKQLGPKIVIAIDHGGDRADLPFSQHFLNCFQSCVFLLDSLDAAGIDPDSAFKIEKFLIQPRIEDMVLGRGKADKPMAWRSAFAAGGFAPVPPSNLADAQADCLLKRVQVRGFHVEKCGVGLTLYWQRGELVTVSAWRC